The following are from one region of the Sandaracinus amylolyticus genome:
- a CDS encoding methanobactin export MATE transporter MbnM, with protein sequence MTRRAGIALIALVIVLGCEERRGWQWDLPAGFPTPRVPEDNPMSAEKVELGRFLFHDERLSGNETQSCASCHRQDLAFTDGVPVSTGSTGDLTPRGSMSLVNVAYVPTLTWANPALVSLEDQALVPMFGEHPVELGLSGREDEMLARLRDATLPTGATYRELFAAAFPGDADPITVTTVVRAIASFERSIVSARAPYDRWAHQGDESAMSESALRGMDLFFSERLECFHCHGGFNFTDSVAHDGQPLPENGFHNTGLYNVDGRGGYPETNRGLYDHTADPRDMGRFRAPSLRNIELTAPYMHDGSIATLDEVLDHYAAGGRTIESGPNAGVGAESPLKSIFLHGFELTPQEREDLLAFLRSLTDQELLTDPRFADPF encoded by the coding sequence GTGACGCGTCGCGCGGGCATCGCGCTGATCGCGCTCGTGATCGTGCTCGGCTGCGAGGAGCGCCGCGGGTGGCAGTGGGATCTGCCGGCGGGCTTCCCCACGCCGCGGGTGCCCGAGGACAACCCGATGAGCGCCGAGAAGGTCGAGCTCGGGCGCTTCCTCTTCCACGACGAGCGCCTCTCGGGCAACGAGACCCAGTCGTGCGCGAGCTGTCACCGACAGGATCTCGCGTTCACCGACGGAGTCCCGGTCTCGACGGGATCGACGGGCGACCTCACGCCGCGCGGATCGATGTCGCTCGTGAACGTCGCCTACGTGCCGACGCTGACGTGGGCGAACCCTGCGCTCGTCTCGCTCGAGGACCAGGCGCTGGTGCCGATGTTCGGCGAGCACCCGGTCGAGCTCGGTCTCTCGGGCCGCGAGGACGAGATGCTCGCGCGCCTGCGCGACGCGACGCTCCCGACCGGCGCGACGTACCGCGAGCTCTTCGCGGCCGCGTTCCCCGGTGACGCGGATCCGATCACCGTGACCACCGTCGTGCGCGCCATCGCGAGCTTCGAGCGATCGATCGTGAGCGCGCGCGCGCCCTACGATCGCTGGGCGCACCAGGGCGACGAGAGCGCCATGAGCGAGTCCGCGCTGCGCGGCATGGACCTCTTCTTCTCGGAGCGCCTCGAGTGCTTCCACTGCCACGGTGGGTTCAACTTCACCGACTCGGTGGCGCACGACGGACAGCCGCTCCCCGAGAACGGCTTCCACAACACCGGGCTCTACAACGTCGACGGGCGTGGCGGATATCCGGAGACCAACCGCGGCCTCTACGATCACACCGCGGACCCGCGCGACATGGGTCGCTTCCGCGCGCCGAGCCTGCGCAACATCGAGCTGACCGCGCCGTACATGCACGACGGCTCGATCGCGACGCTCGACGAGGTGCTCGATCACTACGCCGCGGGTGGGCGCACGATCGAGAGCGGTCCCAACGCCGGCGTCGGCGCGGAGAGCCCGCTCAAGAGCATCTTCCTGCACGGCTTCGAGCTCACGCCGCAGGAGCGCGAGGACCTGCTCGCGTTCCTGCGCAGCCTGACCGATCAGGAGCTGCTCACGGACCCGCGCTTCGCCGACCCCTTCTGA
- a CDS encoding MbnP family copper-binding protein, which translates to MTMRRLFASLLVTLSLASCDGEEASRPVTIDLEGRVGERAFECGAAYEGIGTTGSTFTAFDFRFYVHDVRVVLEGGEEVPLTLDDDGVWQTVSSEGGGIALIDFEDGDGCEGGNAPMNTRLVGTIPDRDGAITGVRFRIGVPEARNHLDSATAPSPMNLSSMYWGWQGGYKYVRIEGASTGQSSWLLHVGATGCSGDARMGTRTCTARNEASIALDGFDPARDVIVADLASMLATSDVDADAGGAPGCMSDADDPECAVLFDAIGVSGDAQSLFRVEARNE; encoded by the coding sequence ATGACGATGCGTCGACTCTTCGCTTCGCTCCTGGTCACGCTCTCTCTCGCGTCGTGCGACGGCGAAGAGGCCAGTCGCCCCGTCACCATCGATCTCGAGGGTCGCGTCGGTGAGCGCGCGTTCGAGTGCGGCGCGGCGTACGAGGGGATCGGCACCACGGGCTCCACGTTCACCGCGTTCGACTTCCGCTTCTACGTGCACGACGTGCGCGTCGTGCTCGAGGGCGGCGAAGAGGTCCCGCTGACCCTCGACGACGACGGCGTGTGGCAGACCGTGTCCTCCGAAGGAGGCGGGATCGCGCTGATCGACTTCGAGGACGGCGATGGGTGCGAGGGCGGCAACGCGCCGATGAACACCCGCCTCGTCGGCACGATCCCCGATCGCGACGGAGCGATCACCGGCGTTCGCTTCCGCATCGGCGTGCCCGAGGCGCGCAACCACCTCGACTCCGCGACCGCGCCCTCGCCGATGAACCTCAGCTCGATGTACTGGGGCTGGCAGGGCGGCTACAAGTACGTGCGCATCGAGGGCGCGAGCACCGGACAGAGCTCGTGGCTGCTCCACGTCGGCGCCACCGGATGCAGCGGCGACGCGCGCATGGGCACCCGCACCTGCACCGCGCGCAACGAGGCGTCGATCGCGCTCGACGGGTTCGACCCCGCGCGCGACGTGATCGTCGCCGACCTCGCGTCGATGCTCGCGACGAGCGACGTCGACGCCGACGCGGGCGGCGCCCCCGGGTGCATGTCGGACGCGGACGATCCCGAGTGCGCCGTGCTCTTCGACGCGATCGGCGTGAGCGGCGACGCGCAGTCGCTCTTCCGCGTCGAGGCGCGCAACGAGTGA
- a CDS encoding c-type cytochrome domain-containing protein has product MIGTRAMWSIAALLVACGGDGDPPVCDDAGLPSACESAPVPTYEELYRDVLRPTCGRDGPSCHGEGSRMTLSFVDEAASRDALLERYVTPGSLACSELFRRVTSDDPLFRMPPAEPLPEAARCAIARWIEASTP; this is encoded by the coding sequence GTGATCGGCACGCGTGCGATGTGGTCGATCGCGGCGCTCCTCGTCGCGTGCGGCGGTGACGGTGACCCCCCGGTGTGCGACGACGCGGGGCTCCCGAGCGCGTGCGAGAGCGCGCCGGTGCCGACCTACGAGGAGCTGTATCGCGATGTGCTGCGCCCGACCTGCGGGCGTGACGGACCGAGCTGTCACGGCGAGGGCAGTCGCATGACGCTCTCGTTCGTCGACGAGGCGGCGTCGCGCGACGCGCTGCTCGAGCGCTACGTCACGCCGGGATCGCTCGCGTGCAGCGAGCTGTTCCGACGAGTAACCTCGGACGACCCGCTCTTCCGCATGCCCCCTGCCGAACCGCTCCCGGAGGCCGCTCGATGTGCGATCGCACGCTGGATCGAGGCCAGCACGCCGTGA
- a CDS encoding WD40/YVTN/BNR-like repeat-containing protein, producing the protein MIARRAALVIALVVLGASSARAHGGRLQTQHVIVEGEGRVTSITTFGLLARDAADAPFRWTCQESIPDAVAGIAMPGVVIGERVVLAGNFGIVRGARRGCAWERDEATRERFVPDLVRAPDGAVLAVTGDGGRENHVMRSDDEGLSFAAIGAPLPAGLLAARLRVAPSRIYVIGTTREAGSIALRGMIARSDDGGATWRELDLGALEDDERVVRGLEVDPRDPDVLFVVVQGDEHDRLMRTSDGGETWTEVVTLAALPGPIERPFALAHGNDGEVWLGNTGTGLSVLRANGVVDRIDEGISLACLARDGTSMWMCGDGLLDGFALARFALDAPYAREPVLRFAAIERRACDGEIDCACDAWWSDFRAEAELDGGITSCGAMDAGVAPARGGGCTCRVATDDGPSRAWLVGLGGFVNVLLLALRRRKRAC; encoded by the coding sequence GTGATCGCGCGCCGCGCCGCGCTGGTGATCGCGCTCGTCGTGCTCGGCGCATCGAGCGCGCGCGCGCACGGCGGGCGGCTCCAGACCCAGCACGTGATCGTCGAGGGCGAAGGGCGGGTCACGTCGATCACGACGTTCGGGCTGCTCGCGCGCGATGCGGCCGACGCGCCGTTCCGCTGGACCTGCCAGGAGTCGATCCCCGATGCGGTCGCGGGGATCGCCATGCCCGGCGTCGTGATCGGCGAGCGCGTGGTGCTCGCCGGCAACTTCGGGATCGTGCGCGGCGCGCGACGAGGATGCGCGTGGGAGCGCGACGAGGCGACGCGCGAACGCTTCGTGCCCGACCTCGTGCGCGCGCCCGACGGCGCGGTGCTCGCGGTGACCGGCGACGGCGGTCGCGAGAACCACGTGATGCGCAGCGACGACGAAGGGCTCTCGTTCGCCGCGATCGGTGCGCCGCTCCCCGCGGGCCTGCTCGCCGCACGGCTGCGGGTCGCGCCCTCGCGGATCTACGTGATCGGCACCACGCGCGAAGCGGGCTCGATCGCGCTGCGCGGGATGATCGCGCGCAGCGACGACGGCGGCGCGACGTGGCGCGAGCTCGATCTCGGTGCGCTCGAGGACGACGAGCGCGTGGTGCGTGGCCTCGAGGTCGACCCCCGCGACCCCGACGTGCTCTTCGTGGTGGTGCAGGGCGACGAGCACGATCGCCTGATGCGCACGAGCGACGGCGGCGAGACGTGGACCGAGGTGGTCACGCTCGCTGCGCTGCCCGGCCCGATCGAGCGTCCCTTCGCGCTCGCGCACGGGAACGACGGAGAGGTGTGGCTCGGCAACACCGGCACCGGGCTCTCGGTGCTGCGCGCGAACGGCGTCGTCGATCGGATCGACGAGGGCATCTCGCTCGCGTGTCTCGCGCGCGACGGGACCTCGATGTGGATGTGCGGCGACGGCCTGCTCGACGGCTTCGCGCTCGCGCGCTTCGCGCTCGACGCGCCCTACGCGCGCGAGCCGGTGCTGCGCTTCGCCGCGATCGAGCGACGCGCGTGCGACGGCGAGATCGACTGCGCGTGCGACGCGTGGTGGAGCGACTTCCGCGCCGAGGCCGAGCTCGATGGCGGGATCACGTCGTGCGGTGCGATGGACGCGGGCGTCGCGCCCGCGCGTGGCGGCGGATGTACGTGCCGGGTCGCCACCGACGACGGCCCTTCGCGCGCGTGGCTGGTCGGTCTTGGAGGATTCGTGAACGTCCTGCTGCTGGCGTTGCGACGGAGGAAGCGCGCGTGCTAG
- a CDS encoding ATP-binding protein, which produces MHDALHIPTLAACFGESAEAVWVIRREGRLCFANVAAERSASLGGPALAAALERARALVVERAESARVEVESGVVRVMRASPVRDVEGRVIAVTIVATVRDTTRAPSPVERERARLQRIVDHAPALVAILRGPDHVYELINERFKQTIPEARSLIGTSARAHRTDLVAQQFVARLDHVHKTGEAYESVEVPRVIEREDGPETIYLTFVFQPILRESDRSMVDGVVTFAFDVTESVLARKQVEETSRAKDEFLSTLSHELRTPLNAIVGWSHLLRTGALQGTQMQRALEAIDRNAKVQKRLIDDLLDFSRMVSGKLGVNDGVVDLAELVTSAVDSIRPAAEAKRLQLSTRLEARPLVSGDPDRLHQVIANLLSNATKFTGPRGRVEVVVRASEDHAELEVRDDGVGIDPTLLPHVFERYRQADGSTTRRHGGLGLGLAIARAIVEMHGGRIEAWSEGIGRGTSMRVSLPWSLEPERDEPASIGVRLRAGVPRLAGVRVLVVDDEIDACVLAETVLRRAGAEVRSTSTAARALELLDEGEVDVLVSDLGMPELDGITLIERVRALPPPACRVPAVALTGYARVEDRVRAVDAGYDAFLTKPLDVDALALAVARAAGRVAE; this is translated from the coding sequence ATGCACGACGCCCTGCACATCCCGACACTCGCCGCGTGCTTCGGCGAGTCTGCCGAGGCCGTGTGGGTGATCCGGCGCGAGGGTCGCCTCTGCTTCGCCAACGTCGCTGCGGAGCGCAGCGCGAGCCTGGGGGGCCCCGCGCTCGCCGCGGCGCTCGAGCGAGCACGCGCGCTGGTGGTGGAGCGCGCGGAGAGCGCACGCGTCGAGGTCGAGTCGGGCGTGGTGCGCGTGATGCGCGCGAGCCCGGTGCGCGACGTCGAGGGCCGCGTCATCGCGGTCACGATCGTAGCGACCGTGCGCGACACCACGCGCGCTCCTTCGCCCGTCGAGCGCGAGCGTGCGCGCCTCCAGCGCATCGTCGATCACGCACCCGCGCTGGTCGCGATCCTGCGCGGGCCCGATCACGTCTACGAGCTCATCAACGAGCGCTTCAAGCAGACGATCCCCGAGGCGCGCTCGCTGATCGGCACGAGCGCGCGCGCCCACCGCACCGATCTCGTCGCGCAGCAGTTCGTCGCGCGCCTCGATCACGTGCACAAGACCGGCGAGGCGTACGAGTCGGTCGAGGTGCCGCGCGTGATCGAGCGCGAGGACGGGCCCGAGACGATCTACCTGACCTTCGTGTTCCAGCCGATCCTGCGCGAGTCCGATCGCAGCATGGTCGACGGCGTCGTCACCTTCGCGTTCGACGTCACCGAGTCGGTCCTCGCGCGCAAGCAGGTCGAGGAGACGAGCCGCGCGAAGGACGAGTTCCTCAGCACGCTCAGCCACGAGCTGCGCACGCCGCTCAACGCGATCGTCGGGTGGTCGCACCTGCTGCGCACCGGCGCGCTGCAGGGCACGCAGATGCAGCGCGCGCTCGAGGCGATCGATCGCAACGCGAAGGTGCAGAAGCGTCTGATCGACGACCTGCTCGACTTCTCGCGCATGGTGAGCGGCAAGCTCGGCGTGAACGACGGAGTCGTCGATCTCGCGGAGCTCGTCACGTCGGCGGTGGACTCGATCCGACCGGCCGCGGAGGCCAAGCGCCTGCAGCTCTCGACGCGCCTCGAGGCGCGCCCGCTGGTCTCGGGCGATCCCGACCGCTTGCACCAGGTGATCGCGAACCTGCTCTCGAACGCGACGAAGTTCACCGGGCCGCGCGGGCGCGTCGAGGTCGTGGTCCGCGCGAGCGAGGATCACGCGGAGCTCGAGGTGCGCGACGACGGAGTGGGGATCGATCCGACGCTCCTGCCCCACGTCTTCGAGCGCTACCGCCAGGCCGACGGATCGACGACGCGCCGTCACGGTGGGCTCGGGCTCGGCCTCGCGATCGCGCGCGCGATCGTGGAGATGCACGGTGGGCGCATCGAGGCGTGGAGCGAGGGCATCGGTCGCGGCACCAGCATGCGGGTGTCGCTTCCGTGGTCGCTCGAGCCCGAGCGCGACGAGCCCGCGTCGATCGGCGTGCGACTTCGCGCGGGTGTGCCGCGCCTCGCGGGGGTGCGCGTGCTGGTGGTCGACGACGAGATCGATGCGTGCGTGCTCGCCGAGACGGTGCTGCGACGCGCTGGCGCCGAGGTGCGCTCCACGTCGACCGCGGCGCGGGCGCTCGAGCTGCTCGACGAGGGCGAGGTCGACGTGCTGGTGTCGGACCTCGGCATGCCCGAGCTCGACGGGATCACGCTGATCGAGCGGGTGCGTGCGCTGCCTCCGCCCGCGTGCCGTGTGCCCGCGGTCGCGCTCACCGGCTATGCGCGCGTCGAGGATCGTGTGCGCGCCGTCGACGCAGGCTACGACGCGTTCCTGACCAAGCCGCTCGACGTGGACGCGCTCGCGCTCGCGGTGGCGCGAGCGGCCGGGCGCGTCGCCGAGTGA
- a CDS encoding UdgX family uracil-DNA binding protein (This protein belongs to the uracil DNA glycosylase superfamily, members of which act in excision repair of DNA. However, it belongs more specifically to UdgX branch, whose founding member was found to bind uracil in DNA (where it does not belong), without cleaving it, appears to promote DNA repair by a pathway involving RecA, rather than base excision.), which yields MPWTAAPFVPAGASLAVLREAVHACRGCPLYARATQGVLGAGPSRARVMLVGEQPGDREDLEGLPFVGPAGRVLDEALEEAGIARDDVFVTNVVKHFKWEPRGKRRIHQKPRAREVEACRPWLEAELARVRPRALVALGATAAQALLGRAFRVTKDRGRVIASPHAPIVLATHHPSVVLRAPDAASRAARRAELVADLRVIATHLGAPSREVREGDRIRAREP from the coding sequence GTGCCGTGGACCGCGGCGCCTTTCGTGCCCGCCGGCGCGTCGCTCGCGGTGCTGCGCGAGGCGGTGCACGCGTGCCGCGGGTGTCCGCTCTACGCGCGCGCCACGCAGGGCGTGCTGGGCGCGGGCCCGTCGCGCGCTCGCGTGATGCTGGTGGGGGAGCAGCCCGGGGATCGCGAGGACCTCGAGGGCCTGCCCTTCGTCGGGCCCGCGGGTCGTGTGCTCGACGAGGCGCTCGAGGAGGCCGGCATCGCGCGCGACGACGTGTTCGTCACGAACGTGGTGAAGCACTTCAAGTGGGAGCCGCGCGGCAAGCGGCGCATCCACCAGAAGCCGCGCGCGAGAGAGGTCGAGGCGTGCCGCCCGTGGCTCGAGGCCGAGCTCGCGCGCGTGCGTCCGCGCGCGCTCGTCGCGCTGGGCGCCACCGCCGCGCAGGCGCTGCTCGGTCGCGCGTTCCGCGTGACCAAGGATCGCGGCCGCGTGATCGCGAGCCCGCACGCGCCGATCGTGCTCGCGACGCACCATCCGTCCGTCGTGCTGCGCGCGCCCGATGCCGCGTCGCGCGCCGCGAGACGCGCCGAGCTCGTCGCGGATCTCCGCGTGATCGCTACACACCTGGGCGCGCCGTCGCGCGAGGTGCGCGAGGGGGATCGCATTCGCGCGCGCGAACCGTAG
- a CDS encoding FAD-dependent oxidoreductase: protein MKSTVSLWNVSPHPRFPMLEGEHHTDVAIIGAGITGLTAALLLAEAGKRVCVLEARTMGSGVTGGTTAHLTEAVDSRYHKLESSFGKEGARLVAESSRAAIERIALNVSSYRIDCDLERVSGWLYAENDDPKGLDTIGKELAASRRAGLLVAEEPSIPLPYADRIARAIRYENQAQMNAGAYLDGIARAASDRGARIFEHTRVLAVDEGEPCVLHLESGHEVRAQKVFFATDAAPHKYFLQTKVSPFRSYVLAFEAPIERAPGLFWDTHEPYHYIRNATVLDKTFVVVGGSDHRTGDESETERHYDDLAKYVFERFGFGGAALRWSAQVYEPVDGLPFIGTRPTGEHVHFATGFSGNGMTFGTIAGMITADAILGRVSPWADLYAAGRIKPFASAQEFVKHTMIDVPVHYAKDWVLGQAEAKSVDEVARGEGKIVRVNGRRLAVYRDPYGTLSAVSPVCTHLGCLVHFNQAERSWDCACHGSRFDTDGSVLHGPATTALATKPIEEAMTPIPVRVDEDEERSAPDFLTEPTFRRT, encoded by the coding sequence ATGAAGTCGACCGTCTCGCTCTGGAACGTCTCGCCGCACCCGCGCTTCCCGATGCTCGAGGGCGAGCACCACACCGATGTCGCGATCATCGGCGCGGGCATCACCGGGCTCACCGCCGCGCTCTTGCTCGCCGAGGCGGGCAAGCGGGTGTGCGTGCTCGAGGCGCGCACCATGGGCTCGGGCGTGACCGGCGGGACCACGGCGCACCTGACCGAAGCGGTCGACTCTCGCTACCACAAGCTCGAGTCGAGCTTCGGCAAGGAGGGCGCGCGCCTCGTCGCGGAGTCGAGCCGCGCCGCGATCGAGCGCATCGCGCTGAACGTCTCGAGCTACCGCATCGACTGCGACCTCGAGCGCGTGTCGGGCTGGCTCTACGCGGAGAACGACGACCCCAAGGGGCTCGACACGATCGGCAAGGAGCTCGCCGCGTCGCGCCGCGCGGGCCTGCTCGTCGCGGAGGAGCCGAGCATCCCGCTGCCCTACGCCGATCGCATCGCGCGCGCGATCCGCTACGAGAACCAGGCGCAGATGAACGCGGGCGCGTACCTCGACGGCATCGCGCGCGCGGCGTCCGATCGCGGCGCGCGCATCTTCGAGCACACGCGCGTGCTCGCGGTCGACGAGGGCGAGCCCTGCGTGCTGCACCTCGAGAGCGGCCACGAGGTGCGCGCGCAGAAGGTCTTCTTCGCGACCGACGCCGCGCCGCACAAGTACTTCCTACAGACGAAGGTCTCGCCCTTCCGGTCGTACGTGCTCGCGTTCGAGGCCCCGATCGAGCGTGCGCCCGGGCTCTTCTGGGACACCCACGAGCCCTACCACTACATCCGCAACGCGACGGTGCTCGACAAGACGTTCGTCGTCGTCGGCGGCTCCGATCACCGCACCGGTGACGAGAGCGAGACCGAGCGTCACTACGACGATCTCGCGAAGTACGTGTTCGAGCGCTTCGGCTTCGGCGGCGCTGCGCTGCGCTGGTCCGCGCAGGTCTACGAGCCGGTCGACGGACTGCCGTTCATCGGCACGCGCCCGACCGGCGAGCACGTGCACTTCGCGACCGGCTTCAGCGGCAACGGCATGACCTTCGGCACCATCGCCGGGATGATCACCGCGGACGCGATCCTCGGTCGCGTCTCGCCGTGGGCCGACCTCTACGCCGCGGGGCGCATCAAGCCCTTCGCGTCGGCGCAGGAGTTCGTGAAGCACACGATGATCGACGTGCCGGTCCACTACGCGAAGGACTGGGTGCTCGGGCAGGCGGAGGCGAAGAGCGTCGACGAGGTCGCGCGGGGCGAGGGCAAGATCGTGCGGGTGAACGGGCGTCGCCTCGCGGTCTATCGCGACCCCTACGGCACGCTCAGCGCGGTCTCGCCGGTGTGCACGCACCTCGGGTGCCTCGTGCACTTCAACCAGGCCGAGCGCAGCTGGGACTGCGCGTGCCACGGCTCGCGCTTCGACACCGATGGCAGCGTGCTGCACGGCCCCGCGACGACGGCGCTCGCGACGAAGCCGATCGAAGAAGCGATGACGCCGATCCCGGTGCGCGTCGACGAGGACGAAGAGCGCTCGGCGCCCGACTTCCTCACCGAGCCGACGTTCCGGCGCACCTGA
- a CDS encoding putative quinol monooxygenase — MTLVVQCEFRARAGSEAEFLRVARALAAAAATEPGTLRYQWFVTQKPGHYSIIEEYVDADAAEAHNHHVDSLLRELFAVADLVSASLYGELNQYLRAWTSGREGVAVHTPLTSALEGR, encoded by the coding sequence ATGACTCTCGTGGTGCAATGTGAATTCAGAGCACGGGCCGGCAGCGAGGCAGAGTTCCTGCGGGTGGCGCGTGCATTGGCGGCCGCCGCCGCGACCGAGCCAGGAACGCTGCGCTACCAGTGGTTCGTCACGCAGAAGCCCGGCCACTATTCGATCATCGAGGAGTACGTCGACGCCGACGCGGCAGAAGCCCACAACCATCATGTGGACTCGCTGCTCCGCGAGCTGTTCGCGGTGGCGGATCTGGTGTCGGCGTCGCTCTACGGAGAGCTCAATCAGTACTTGCGCGCCTGGACTTCCGGCCGCGAGGGAGTCGCGGTCCACACGCCATTGACGTCGGCCCTCGAGGGACGCTGA
- a CDS encoding ATP-binding protein, whose amino-acid sequence MGDTTVGDGGRSAAEGARVASASEAEELALARARIERLVRALDAEREALQRSEDRFRAVQEAASTPFLVERALRDATEQIVDFELVWANTAARARGGAFTELGARLSHVLESAEREGTLACFARVLASGTTEARAVMLETGSETCRIELHAVRLGRDLLGLTAQLVDERHTAERERTALLARERRARAEAEAALQSSQTTLALLDGVLDNSPSGVAFFDRDLRYIRVNRALARMTGRHPETHVGRTLRDTAPDLAPLLEPLLLRVLTEGATFSQHFSRGSEDDDTRRDWLGNLFPVYSPDGAVLGVGLDTVEITELARARRRAEELARQLERAASEREALLVRERDAREEAEVANRLKDEFLAIVSHELRTPLHAIRGWASLAKNGGALSKQSVPLDPMVRKALDVIDRNAEAQARIIDDLLDASRIIAGKLALEVQTIDLAAIARDAVEAARPSAVSKGITVMHAISARDACVVADLGRVRQVLSNLISNALKFTPRGGRVTIAVQPEADEVRIEIRDTGAGIGPELLPHVFDRFRQGEQATTRRHGGLGLGLSIVRQIVELHGGTVRAESEGQGCGATFTIVLPRRPPRSTPLAVRPPKPIRASTPVLRSYRVVVVDDEVDARDLASVALCEAGAEVDVAGSVAEALDVIRQVRPHAIISDIGMPGADGYELARRLRASEVLTPIVALTAYAGAADAERAHAAGFDAHLTKPVEPAQLVGVIAKLLGEEETIPGFG is encoded by the coding sequence ATGGGGGATACGACGGTGGGCGACGGGGGTCGCTCGGCCGCCGAGGGCGCGCGTGTCGCTTCGGCGTCCGAAGCCGAGGAGCTCGCGCTCGCGCGCGCTCGCATCGAGCGGTTGGTGCGCGCGCTCGACGCGGAGCGAGAGGCGCTGCAGCGGAGCGAGGATCGCTTCCGCGCGGTGCAGGAAGCGGCGAGCACGCCGTTCTTGGTCGAGCGCGCGCTGCGCGATGCGACCGAGCAGATCGTCGACTTCGAGCTGGTGTGGGCCAACACCGCGGCGCGTGCGCGCGGCGGTGCGTTCACCGAGCTCGGGGCGCGGCTCTCGCACGTGCTCGAGAGCGCGGAGCGCGAGGGCACGCTCGCGTGCTTCGCGCGCGTGCTCGCGTCGGGCACGACCGAAGCGCGCGCGGTGATGCTCGAGACCGGGAGCGAGACGTGCCGCATCGAGCTGCACGCGGTCCGGCTCGGGCGCGATCTGCTCGGGCTCACCGCGCAGCTCGTCGACGAGCGACACACCGCCGAGCGCGAGCGCACCGCGCTGCTCGCCCGCGAGCGACGTGCACGCGCCGAGGCCGAGGCTGCGCTCCAGAGCTCGCAGACGACGCTCGCGCTGCTCGACGGAGTGCTCGACAACTCGCCCTCCGGCGTCGCGTTCTTCGATCGCGACCTCCGCTACATCCGGGTGAACCGCGCGCTCGCGCGGATGACGGGGCGACACCCCGAGACCCACGTCGGCCGCACGCTGCGCGACACCGCGCCCGATCTCGCACCGCTGCTCGAGCCGCTGCTCCTGCGCGTGCTCACCGAGGGTGCGACGTTCTCGCAGCACTTCTCACGCGGAAGCGAGGACGACGACACGCGTCGCGACTGGCTCGGCAATCTCTTCCCGGTCTATTCGCCCGACGGCGCGGTGCTCGGCGTCGGCCTCGACACCGTGGAGATCACCGAGCTCGCGCGGGCGCGACGTCGCGCCGAGGAGCTCGCACGCCAGCTCGAGCGCGCCGCCAGCGAGCGCGAGGCGCTCCTCGTGCGCGAGCGCGACGCGCGCGAAGAGGCGGAGGTCGCGAACCGGCTCAAGGACGAGTTCCTCGCGATCGTGAGCCACGAGCTGCGCACCCCGCTCCACGCGATCCGCGGCTGGGCCTCGCTCGCGAAGAACGGCGGCGCGCTCTCGAAGCAGTCGGTGCCGCTCGATCCGATGGTGCGCAAGGCGCTCGACGTGATCGATCGGAACGCCGAGGCGCAGGCGCGCATCATCGACGACCTGCTCGACGCGTCGCGCATCATCGCGGGCAAGCTCGCGCTCGAGGTGCAGACGATCGATCTCGCGGCGATCGCGCGCGACGCGGTCGAGGCCGCGCGGCCGAGCGCGGTGTCGAAGGGCATCACGGTGATGCACGCCATCTCGGCGCGCGACGCGTGCGTCGTCGCGGACCTCGGGCGCGTGCGGCAGGTGCTGTCCAACCTGATCTCGAACGCGCTGAAGTTCACGCCGCGCGGCGGGCGCGTCACGATCGCGGTGCAGCCCGAGGCCGACGAGGTGCGCATCGAGATCCGTGACACCGGCGCGGGCATCGGGCCCGAGCTGCTGCCCCACGTGTTCGATCGCTTCCGGCAGGGCGAGCAGGCGACGACGCGCAGGCACGGCGGGCTCGGGCTCGGGCTCTCGATCGTGCGGCAGATCGTCGAGCTGCACGGCGGCACCGTGCGCGCCGAGAGCGAAGGCCAGGGATGCGGCGCGACGTTCACGATCGTCCTTCCCCGCCGTCCTCCTCGCAGCACGCCGCTCGCGGTGCGCCCGCCCAAGCCGATCCGCGCGAGCACCCCGGTGCTCCGCAGCTATCGCGTGGTCGTCGTCGACGACGAGGTGGACGCGCGCGATCTCGCGAGCGTCGCGCTCTGCGAGGCGGGCGCCGAGGTGGACGTCGCGGGCTCGGTCGCCGAGGCGCTCGACGTGATCCGCCAGGTGCGCCCCCACGCGATCATCAGCGACATCGGCATGCCGGGCGCCGACGGCTACGAGCTGGCGCGACGGCTGCGCGCGAGCGAGGTGCTCACGCCGATCGTCGCGCTCACCGCGTATGCCGGCGCGGCCGACGCCGAGCGCGCGCACGCCGCGGGGTTCGACGCGCACCTGACGAAGCCGGTCGAGCCGGCGCAGCTCGTCGGTGTGATCGCCAAGCTGCTCGGAGAAGAAGAGACGATCCCCGGGTTCGGGTGA